One window from the genome of Pseudoalteromonas sp. '520P1 No. 423' encodes:
- a CDS encoding endonuclease/exonuclease/phosphatase family protein, with the protein MPTQKQAGPLKQFKIATLNLLNYACPPYSYYQLDENYSGTQWQAKNAWLKAQLLHISADVIAFQEVFSFDALTEFTALLGYQHICKVDDATKAKNCEFTYIAPIVALASKYPISQVEAVSPDITLLKHLGLPEDFSFSRKPIKALIKLPNLGYIRIYVLHLKSKRATNLTDFANNKIPENDFYGEALTDTVGRFVSQEQRCLEGMLIFHDALHEQANNPLPSIILGDFNDELHTSALSVIFDSSEDNPKTTHLNFNDAFDISSNPDTSEKPFTLFYEGNGKVLDYILVSNEFNPSIKDCKINELSYHTLNQHIQTTPLDKHKTNSDHGFIYIQFSVNDG; encoded by the coding sequence ATGCCAACGCAAAAACAAGCTGGTCCATTAAAGCAATTTAAAATTGCAACGCTTAACTTACTTAACTATGCGTGCCCTCCTTATAGTTATTATCAATTAGATGAAAACTACTCAGGCACTCAATGGCAAGCCAAAAATGCTTGGTTAAAAGCACAGTTATTACATATATCTGCTGATGTTATCGCATTTCAGGAAGTTTTTAGTTTCGATGCATTAACTGAGTTTACTGCCTTATTAGGTTATCAACATATTTGTAAAGTAGATGATGCTACGAAAGCAAAAAATTGTGAGTTTACTTATATCGCACCTATTGTTGCATTGGCATCTAAGTATCCTATTAGCCAAGTTGAGGCTGTTTCACCAGATATTACGTTATTAAAACATTTAGGTTTACCTGAAGACTTTTCTTTTAGTCGTAAACCAATCAAGGCTTTGATAAAGCTGCCTAATTTAGGTTATATTCGCATCTATGTTTTACATTTAAAATCCAAACGTGCAACTAATTTAACTGATTTCGCAAATAACAAAATACCTGAAAATGATTTTTACGGCGAAGCCCTAACTGATACTGTTGGCCGCTTTGTATCACAAGAGCAAAGGTGCTTAGAAGGCATGTTAATTTTTCATGATGCGCTTCATGAACAAGCTAATAACCCCTTACCTAGTATTATCTTAGGTGACTTTAATGATGAGCTTCATACCAGCGCCTTATCTGTTATTTTTGATAGTTCTGAAGACAACCCTAAAACAACACATTTAAATTTCAATGATGCTTTTGATATTTCAAGTAACCCTGATACATCAGAAAAACCTTTTACGTTATTTTATGAAGGGAATGGTAAAGTATTAGATTACATCTTAGTGTCAAATGAATTCAACCCCTCTATTAAAGACTGTAAAATCAATGAGTTAAGTTATCACACGTTAAATCAACATATTCAAACGACACCTCTAGATAAACATAAAACAAATAGCGATCATGGCTTTATTTATATTCAATTTTCAGTAAATGATGGCTAA
- a CDS encoding DUF3010 family protein, with the protein MRTCGVEIKGSEVLLCLLSKDNDVFDIRDVRQTRFVLSNANDTEEVRKFQFDFAKLMHDYQVDTVAIKQRPHKGKFAGGAVGFKLETAIQLIQDLEVNLLNPTEIKEQLKRNPMPIEFEETGLKKFQEPAFISAYIDLTIKTYHKDEE; encoded by the coding sequence ATGAGAACATGCGGTGTTGAAATAAAAGGAAGTGAAGTCCTTTTATGTTTATTAAGTAAAGATAATGACGTTTTTGATATCAGAGATGTACGCCAAACACGCTTTGTATTAAGCAATGCAAATGATACTGAAGAAGTACGCAAATTTCAGTTTGATTTCGCAAAATTAATGCATGATTATCAAGTTGATACCGTTGCTATTAAGCAAAGACCACATAAAGGTAAATTTGCAGGCGGTGCTGTTGGTTTTAAACTAGAAACTGCAATCCAGCTGATCCAAGATTTAGAAGTAAACCTTTTAAACCCAACTGAAATCAAGGAACAACTTAAGCGTAATCCTATGCCTATCGAATTTGAAGAAACGGGTTTGAAAAAATTCCAAGAACCTGCTTTCATTAGTGCATATATTGACTTAACAATTAAAACTTACCACAAAGACGAAGAATAA
- a CDS encoding amidohydrolase family protein, translated as MKRFNKSVLKKSLLAIALTSCSSAWAASTAITNATIYTATEQGVLENATVVFEDGKITAINPNTVNADNRFDAKGKILTPGFIGSMNQLGLVEVGAVSRSRDAGFKKADITFDPSLAFNPKSSLIPYARKGGITRDVIVPSGGDSIFAGLASVVDLSGEFNSVQTSKVAVLVNLGSESKGSRAHTLKQLIDKLEGQQKKLVKAKSAKKADEKDPPKEEKILTALLKGEKPLIIRASRAQELLQLIKLKKQFSLNLIIADAGDAVAVKAQLAQAKVPVIISAMDNLPGSFDSLNASLENAGILEKAGVTVGLTISGDSSHNLYQLRFDAGNAVSNGMSKSGAVKAVSANIANMFGINAGEIAVGKAADLSLWSADPFELSSNVQTLWIGGEKVTTDSRQDKLRERYMKKSDMPKAYSK; from the coding sequence ATGAAAAGATTTAATAAATCAGTACTTAAAAAATCACTTCTAGCGATTGCGTTAACAAGTTGTTCTTCTGCATGGGCTGCATCAACTGCAATTACCAATGCAACAATTTATACAGCAACAGAGCAGGGCGTTTTAGAGAACGCTACGGTTGTTTTTGAAGACGGTAAAATTACGGCTATCAATCCAAATACTGTAAACGCTGATAACCGTTTTGATGCAAAAGGTAAAATTTTAACACCCGGTTTTATTGGTTCTATGAATCAATTAGGGTTAGTTGAAGTTGGTGCAGTATCTCGATCTCGTGATGCGGGTTTTAAAAAAGCAGATATTACTTTTGATCCTAGTCTTGCATTTAATCCAAAATCATCACTTATACCATATGCGCGTAAAGGTGGTATCACCCGAGATGTAATCGTACCAAGTGGTGGCGATAGCATTTTTGCAGGTCTTGCTTCTGTTGTTGATTTGAGCGGTGAATTTAATAGTGTTCAAACAAGCAAAGTGGCTGTTCTAGTTAACTTAGGCTCAGAAAGCAAAGGCTCTCGAGCACATACTTTAAAGCAACTAATAGATAAACTTGAAGGTCAGCAAAAGAAATTAGTAAAAGCAAAGTCGGCTAAAAAAGCAGATGAAAAAGATCCACCTAAAGAAGAAAAGATATTAACTGCCCTATTAAAAGGTGAAAAACCGTTAATTATACGTGCTTCACGTGCTCAAGAGTTATTACAGCTTATTAAGCTTAAAAAGCAATTCTCTTTAAATTTAATCATTGCTGATGCTGGCGATGCGGTAGCTGTTAAAGCGCAACTTGCACAAGCGAAAGTACCTGTAATCATTAGTGCTATGGATAACTTGCCTGGAAGCTTTGATTCTTTAAATGCATCACTTGAAAATGCGGGCATTTTAGAAAAAGCAGGCGTGACAGTTGGTTTAACCATTTCTGGTGATAGCAGCCATAACTTATATCAACTTCGTTTTGATGCAGGTAATGCAGTATCAAATGGTATGAGTAAATCTGGTGCTGTTAAAGCTGTATCTGCAAATATCGCGAATATGTTTGGTATTAATGCAGGTGAAATTGCAGTTGGTAAAGCCGCTGATTTATCTTTATGGAGTGCAGACCCATTTGAGCTAAGTTCAAATGTACAAACACTTTGGATTGGTGGTGAAAAAGTGACTACTGATTCGCGCCAAGATAAACTTCGTGAACGTTATATGAAAAAGTCAGATATGCCGAAAGCATACTCTAAATAA